TGGTCGGGGATCTGGCCAGTGCGGCGACGCGGCTGCAGCCGTTGGTCGGATCGGCAGAACCCGAACTGTCCCGGGGCAGTTCGGAGTTGGTGGCGGCCTTGTCCAAAGCGGCGGGCGTACCCGCGGTGGTGGACGCGGTTCGTCGAGACTACCGACGTGAGGCCAGCAAGTCCGGCGGTTGGCCGCTGACCCGCTGGGCTGCGCGGGTGCGGCGCTCGCCGTTGGACCGGCTGCACCTGCAGGATGTCGTCTCCGAACGGATCGGTCGCTCCGAAGCCAAGCGTCTGTTGGGGCGTACCTCCCTGCCGGAACCGACCGCGGCCGCCAAAGCCGAGGTCGATCTGGCGGCCCGTCACCTGGTCGATGAGGCGAGTGCGGGTCTGCCTGCGGTGTGGGCGGAGCGAATCGCCGACGTCGCAGATCCCCGTTCCGCCGATCTGCGTGACGCACTGGACCAAGCGGTACTGGCGACCGACATCAGCGCACGGCGGCCGCGCTGGTGGAGTGTGGTGTCGGCGATTCAGTGGGTGGCCTTCGCGGCTCTGGTCGCCGGTGCGCTGTGGCTGCTCGCGGCGGGAGTCCTTGGCCTGCTCAACCTGAGCATCGGCGTACCTCGATGGTTCGGGGTGCCGGCGCCGTTCTGGTTGGCCGGTGGGGGAGCGCTCGTCGGGGTTCTCACGGCTGCGCTGTCGCGCTGGTTGGCCGGTCTCGGAGCCCGGCGCCGGGCCGCGACGATCAACCGTCGCCTCGGTGCGGCGATCGACCAGGTCGCGCAGGAGCAGGTCCTGGCCCCGGTACGCGAGGTCCTCGATACCCATCGCACGGTGCGCGAGAACCTGGCCCGGGCCGCGCACGAATAGCCCCGCCGCGGGCTTTTCCACAGGCTGCCGCGCGTTATCCACACAACGCGGCATCGCTCTGGTTCGGCGAAGCGCGCACCCGCAGGCTGGTTCCCATCGCGCGCACCGGCGCGCATCAGAGGGGAGTCTGCAATGTATGAGACAACAGTGACGCTGTGTGGCCGCCTGGTCGCCGACCCGGAACTGCGCCAAACCAGCAAGGGCAACCTCGCGACCATGCGGGTTGCCGTCAACGAGCGCAAGCGGGAGTCCGGTGGAGGTTACTCGGACGGGAAGTCCAGCTTCTACTCGGTGTCCGCCTGGGGTGAACTGGGCGGTGAGGTCATGGACTGCCTGAGCAAGGGCAATCGCGTGGTGGTTCACGGCATTTTGCGGGTGAACGGTTATCAGTCCGACGGCCGCAATCTCGAGCGGGTCGAAGTGACCGCGGAGAACATCGGGCCGGACCTGCGGTTCGGTACGGCGTACTACCGGCCCCGTCCGCGGGGTAGCCGTGGCACCGACCACGCTGCGCCGTCGTCGGTCGAGGCCGGTCCGGGGTCCTGGACCGGTCGGCAGCCCAGCGCGCCGCCGACCCAAGAGGAGGAATACACCGGCCCGTACGACGTGGTCGACGACTCCGCGGAGCGGACGGAGACGCTGGAACCGGAGAGCATCGGCGCCTGAAGAGGGGGCCTCCGGGCGGCCGTGCGCCGCCCGGGGGATCCCGATACGCGATCTGGGGTCGCGGCCGATTCTCGATTGGGAGTCCGGTTGGGCGCCCGATAACCTTTGCGGCATGGCCGAGTTCATCTACACCATGACCAAGGCGCGTAAGGCCGTTGGCGACAAGCTGATCCTTGACGACGTCAGCATGTCGTTCTACCCGGGCGCCAAGATCGGCGTCGTGGGGCCGAACGGTGCCGGTAAGTCCACGATCCTGAAGATCATGGCGGGTCTGGACCAGCCGTCCAACGGAGAAGCGCGACTCAGCCCCGGATACTCGGTGGGCATCCTGCTGCAGGAGCCGCCGTTGAACGAGGAGAAGGACGTTCGCGGCAACGTGGAGGAGGGCCTGGGTCAGATCAAGGACGACCTGGACCGCTTCAACGAGATCTCCACTCTGATGGAAGATCCGAACGCCGACTTCGATGCGTTGCTGGCCGAGATGGGCACCCTGCAGGAGAAGATCGACGCCGCCGACGCGTGGGAGTTGGACTCGCAGATCGAGCAAGCGATGGACGCTTTGCAGTGCCCGCCGGGGGATGCCGATGTGACGGTGCTGTCCGGTGGTGAGCGCCGCCGCGTGGCCCTGGCCAAGTTGCTGCTGTCGAAGCCGGACCTGTTGCTGTTGGACGAACCGACCAACCACCTCGACGCAGAGTCGGTGAACTGGCTCGAGCAGCACCTGGCTGCCTACCCGGGCACCGTCCTGGCGGTGACCCACGACCGGTACTTCCTGGACAACGTGGCGCAGTGGATCGCGGAAGTCGACCGCGGGCGCCTTTACCCCTACGAAGGCAACTACTCGACGTACCTGCAGAAGAAGGAAGAACGCCTTCAGGTGCAGGGCAAGAAGGACGCCAAACTGGCCAAGCGGCTGCGCGATGAGTTGGAGTGGGTGCGCTCCAACGCCAAGGCCCGCCAGACCAAGAGCAAGGCCCGGCTGGCCCGGTATGAGGAGATGGCCGCTGAAGCCGACCGGACCCGCAAGTTGGACTTCGAGGAGATCCAGATCCCGCCGGGCCCGCGGCTGGGTGCCCAGGTCATCGAGGTTTCCGACCTGAGCAAGGGCTTCGGTGAACGGGAACTGATCGAGGGGTTGTCCTTCACCCTGCCCCGTAACGGCATCGTGGGAGTGATCGGTCCGAACGGTGTCGGTAAGACGACGCTGTTCAAGACGATTGTCGGCCTGGAACAGCCGGATTCCGGCTCCGTCAAGGTCGGTGAGACGGTTCAGATCAGCTACGTCGACCAGAACCGCTCCGGTATCGACCCGGACAAGTCGCTGTGGGAGGTCGTGTCCGACGGCCTCGACCACATCGTTGTCGGAAAGGTCGAGATCCCCTCTCGCGCCTACGTTTCGCAGTTCGGGTTCAAAGGCCCGGACCAGCAGAAGAAGGCGGGT
The window above is part of the Branchiibius hedensis genome. Proteins encoded here:
- a CDS encoding single-stranded DNA-binding protein, whose translation is MYETTVTLCGRLVADPELRQTSKGNLATMRVAVNERKRESGGGYSDGKSSFYSVSAWGELGGEVMDCLSKGNRVVVHGILRVNGYQSDGRNLERVEVTAENIGPDLRFGTAYYRPRPRGSRGTDHAAPSSVEAGPGSWTGRQPSAPPTQEEEYTGPYDVVDDSAERTETLEPESIGA
- a CDS encoding GTPase; the protein is MSTTTQLNRSGVAAIDDSELRGRGDALRTAVTASAGILPDADLEAARKALDKVGQRTAIGGSHTVVALAGATGSGKSSLFNALAAEPVSRIGARRPTTSRPTAAVWGQDPAGPLLDWLGVAARHQVPADDRFAELLDGLVLLDLPDFDSRVPAHRREADRVLERADVFVWVTDPQKYADALLHDEYVRTLAARRARTLAVLNQVDRLDIDNAAACAEDLSRLLAADGIGSVEVVQTSAVDGRGVDDLAARIGAVVQEHNAAERRLVGDLASAATRLQPLVGSAEPELSRGSSELVAALSKAAGVPAVVDAVRRDYRREASKSGGWPLTRWAARVRRSPLDRLHLQDVVSERIGRSEAKRLLGRTSLPEPTAAAKAEVDLAARHLVDEASAGLPAVWAERIADVADPRSADLRDALDQAVLATDISARRPRWWSVVSAIQWVAFAALVAGALWLLAAGVLGLLNLSIGVPRWFGVPAPFWLAGGGALVGVLTAALSRWLAGLGARRRAATINRRLGAAIDQVAQEQVLAPVREVLDTHRTVRENLARAAHE
- the ettA gene encoding energy-dependent translational throttle protein EttA gives rise to the protein MAEFIYTMTKARKAVGDKLILDDVSMSFYPGAKIGVVGPNGAGKSTILKIMAGLDQPSNGEARLSPGYSVGILLQEPPLNEEKDVRGNVEEGLGQIKDDLDRFNEISTLMEDPNADFDALLAEMGTLQEKIDAADAWELDSQIEQAMDALQCPPGDADVTVLSGGERRRVALAKLLLSKPDLLLLDEPTNHLDAESVNWLEQHLAAYPGTVLAVTHDRYFLDNVAQWIAEVDRGRLYPYEGNYSTYLQKKEERLQVQGKKDAKLAKRLRDELEWVRSNAKARQTKSKARLARYEEMAAEADRTRKLDFEEIQIPPGPRLGAQVIEVSDLSKGFGERELIEGLSFTLPRNGIVGVIGPNGVGKTTLFKTIVGLEQPDSGSVKVGETVQISYVDQNRSGIDPDKSLWEVVSDGLDHIVVGKVEIPSRAYVSQFGFKGPDQQKKAGVLSGGERNRLNLALTLKQGGNLLLLDEPTNDLDVETLGSLENALLAFPGCAVVISHDRWFLDRVATHILAYEGTDEDPSKWYWFEGNFAAYEENKIERLGPDAARPHRVTHRRLTRD